In the genome of Salinispirillum sp. LH 10-3-1, one region contains:
- the ligA gene encoding protocatechuate 4,5-dioxygenase subunit alpha, producing the protein MSNPNNSNYNDAFKDIPGTVIFDATQSRLGFHLNQFCMTLMKDAARQEFRADEAAYLQKFPMTDEQRQAVLDRDYNRMIALGGNIYFLAKIGATDGLSFQKLASMMTGVSEEDYRAMMVAGGRSPDGNRSKSEQQ; encoded by the coding sequence ATGAGTAACCCCAACAACAGCAACTACAACGACGCCTTTAAAGACATACCGGGTACCGTGATCTTTGATGCGACGCAGTCGCGCCTCGGCTTTCACCTGAATCAGTTTTGCATGACGCTGATGAAAGACGCCGCGCGGCAGGAATTTCGTGCCGACGAAGCGGCCTATTTGCAGAAATTCCCCATGACCGACGAGCAACGCCAAGCGGTGCTTGACCGTGACTACAACCGCATGATTGCCCTGGGCGGCAACATCTATTTCTTGGCGAAAATCGGGGCCACCGATGGCCTGTCGTTTCAGAAACTGGCGTCCATGATGACGGGCGTCAGCGAAGAAGATTACCGCGCCATGATGGTGGCCGGTGGACGTTCACCCGATGGCAACCGCAGTAAATCGGAGCAGCAATAA